In a single window of the Mesorhizobium shangrilense genome:
- the coaE gene encoding dephospho-CoA kinase (Dephospho-CoA kinase (CoaE) performs the final step in coenzyme A biosynthesis.), producing MIVLGLTGSIGMGKSTTANMFRELGVPVHDSDEAVHRLYAGPAAAAIEAAFPGTVVDGVVDRAKLTARVIGNPEALRRLESIIHPLVRADADAFLARYREAGAPMAVLDIPLLFETGGEHRVDRIVVVTAPPEVQRERVLARPGMTEEKFAAILAKQVPDAEKRRRADFIVDTAQGMEPARRAVAAIVHSLRGDKTGS from the coding sequence ATGATCGTGCTGGGGCTTACCGGGTCGATCGGCATGGGCAAGTCGACGACCGCCAATATGTTCCGCGAGCTCGGCGTGCCGGTCCACGACTCCGACGAGGCAGTCCACAGGCTCTATGCGGGACCGGCTGCGGCCGCGATCGAAGCGGCGTTTCCTGGAACCGTGGTCGACGGTGTCGTCGATCGCGCAAAACTGACCGCCAGGGTCATCGGCAATCCCGAGGCGCTGCGCCGGCTTGAATCCATCATTCATCCGCTGGTGCGCGCCGACGCGGATGCCTTCCTTGCCCGGTATCGCGAAGCCGGCGCGCCGATGGCGGTGCTGGATATCCCGCTGCTTTTCGAGACCGGGGGCGAGCATCGCGTCGACAGGATCGTCGTGGTGACGGCGCCGCCCGAAGTCCAGCGCGAGCGCGTGCTTGCCCGGCCGGGAATGACCGAGGAGAAATTTGCGGCAATCCTCGCCAAGCAGGTTCCGGATGCCGAAAAACGGCGTCGGGCCGACTTCATCGTCGACACGGCACAAGGCATGGAACCGGCGCGACGGGCTGTCGCCGCCATCGTCCACAGCTTGCGCGGTGACAAAACAGGCTCCTGA
- a CDS encoding FxsA family protein has translation MIPLILLLLPLLEIATFVLVGSEIGVLATIGLVLLSAVLGMFLLRTQGVSALARAQLDLRAGSDPGPQLVKAVMTVVAAVLLLIPGFLTDAVAILLLIPAVRSAVWRLLKGRLAASGRFASFEGGFGSTRWSGGRPAGRGNVIDLDEDDYSRDGNPGSPWRLNKDE, from the coding sequence TTGATTCCGCTGATCCTTCTTCTCCTTCCGCTGCTTGAGATCGCCACTTTCGTGCTCGTCGGAAGCGAGATCGGCGTGCTCGCGACCATCGGGCTGGTGCTTCTCAGCGCTGTCCTCGGCATGTTCCTCCTGCGGACGCAGGGCGTAAGCGCCCTTGCCCGGGCCCAGCTCGACCTGCGCGCCGGCAGCGATCCCGGGCCGCAGCTTGTGAAGGCCGTCATGACCGTCGTCGCGGCGGTGCTGCTTCTGATCCCCGGTTTTCTGACCGATGCGGTCGCCATCCTGCTCTTGATCCCGGCGGTCCGTTCCGCCGTCTGGCGCCTCCTCAAGGGTCGGCTGGCGGCGTCCGGCCGCTTCGCTTCCTTCGAAGGCGGCTTCGGGTCGACCCGCTGGTCCGGAGGCCGGCCTGCCGGTCGCGGTAATGTGATCGACCTCGACGAGGACGACTATTCGCGGGATGGAAACCCGGGCTCGCCGTGGCGGCTGAACAAGGACGAATGA
- a CDS encoding shikimate dehydrogenase: MAETLKAFVCGHPIAHSRSPKIHGHWLRQYGIDGSYEAVDVSPADLPDFLKSLGKQGLRGGNVTIPHKEAAFAAADHRDDAAEQIGAVNTLWLEEGRLFASNTDAYGFAANLDDRAPGWASASAAVVLGAGGSSRAIVHALRSRGIGDVRVVNRTLSRATELARHFGGGVSAHEPKALPELLGDAGLIVNTTSLGMKGVGELPADPELMRDSAIVTDLVYVPLMTPFLAAAERRGLKTVDGLGMLLHQAVPGFERWFGRRPEVTAELRATIVADLDAGR; encoded by the coding sequence ATGGCTGAAACCCTGAAGGCCTTCGTCTGCGGCCATCCCATCGCCCATTCGCGTTCGCCGAAGATCCACGGCCACTGGCTGCGCCAGTACGGCATCGATGGATCCTATGAGGCGGTCGACGTTTCCCCGGCCGATCTTCCAGACTTCCTGAAAAGCCTCGGGAAGCAGGGACTGCGCGGCGGAAACGTGACGATCCCGCACAAGGAAGCGGCTTTCGCCGCAGCCGACCATCGCGATGACGCGGCCGAGCAGATCGGCGCGGTCAACACGCTGTGGCTGGAGGAGGGAAGGCTGTTCGCCAGCAATACCGATGCGTACGGATTTGCCGCCAATCTGGATGACCGCGCCCCCGGATGGGCGTCGGCGTCGGCGGCGGTCGTGCTGGGCGCCGGCGGCTCGTCGCGGGCGATCGTCCATGCCTTGAGGTCGCGCGGGATCGGCGATGTCAGGGTCGTCAATCGGACGCTTTCACGGGCAACCGAACTCGCGCGGCACTTCGGCGGCGGCGTTTCGGCCCACGAACCGAAGGCGCTACCGGAGCTTCTCGGCGATGCCGGGCTCATCGTGAACACCACGTCGCTCGGCATGAAGGGGGTCGGCGAACTCCCCGCCGACCCCGAACTGATGCGAGACTCCGCGATCGTCACTGATCTCGTCTATGTGCCGCTGATGACGCCGTTCCTTGCGGCTGCCGAGCGGCGCGGGCTGAAGACGGTCGACGGGCTTGGCATGCTTCTGCACCAGGCCGTCCCCGGCTTCGAGCGCTGGTTCGGCAGGCGCCCGGAGGTAACCGCTGAGCTTCGCGCGACGATCGTGGCCGATCTGGATGCAGGCCGATGA
- a CDS encoding helix-turn-helix domain-containing protein, which yields MTPFGQKLRELRRQRGIAQKDMAAALGVSAAYLSALEHGHRGQPSWPFVQKVIGYFNIIWDDADELENLAWASDPRVVVDTSGLSPQATRLANLLARDIGELDEEALRVLIAALESAKKR from the coding sequence ATGACGCCTTTCGGCCAGAAACTGCGTGAACTCCGACGCCAGCGCGGCATCGCCCAGAAGGACATGGCGGCCGCGCTCGGGGTCAGCGCAGCCTATCTCTCGGCGCTCGAGCATGGACATCGCGGACAGCCGAGCTGGCCCTTTGTCCAGAAGGTGATAGGCTACTTCAACATCATCTGGGACGATGCCGACGAGCTCGAAAACCTCGCCTGGGCGTCCGATCCACGGGTGGTCGTGGACACGTCCGGCCTGTCGCCTCAGGCGACGCGCCTCGCCAATCTCCTGGCGCGCGACATAGGCGAACTGGACGAAGAGGCGTTGCGGGTCCTGATCGCAGCACTGGAGTCGGCGAAAAAGCGCTGA
- a CDS encoding pyruvate, water dikinase regulatory protein codes for MNKPQSFFHLHLISDATGETLLAAGRAASAQYKDARAIEHIYPLIRTERQLQKVFEEVENEPGIVLYTVVDQALARSIDERCQQMGLPCVSVLEPVLAVFQSYLGAPAGRRVGAQHVLDAQYFRRIDALNFTMEHDDGQLPMDIEEADIVLIGISRTSKTPTSIYLANRGIKTANIPIVLGVPVPQSLVDARRPLIVGLVATAERISQVRQNRMLGTTSSYDATDYVDRAAITEELTYARQICTRHNWPMIDVTRRSIEETAAAIVALRGKSR; via the coding sequence GTGAACAAACCCCAGAGCTTCTTTCATCTGCACCTGATTTCGGACGCCACGGGCGAGACCCTGCTGGCCGCCGGCCGCGCGGCGTCCGCGCAGTACAAGGACGCGCGTGCGATCGAGCACATCTATCCCCTGATCCGCACCGAGCGGCAGCTGCAGAAGGTGTTCGAGGAGGTCGAGAACGAGCCGGGCATCGTCCTCTACACGGTCGTCGACCAGGCGCTGGCCCGGTCCATAGACGAACGCTGCCAGCAGATGGGACTGCCCTGCGTGTCCGTCCTGGAGCCGGTGCTGGCCGTGTTCCAGTCCTATCTCGGCGCGCCGGCAGGCCGGCGCGTTGGGGCGCAGCATGTGCTCGACGCCCAGTATTTCCGGCGCATCGACGCCCTGAACTTCACCATGGAGCATGACGACGGTCAGCTGCCGATGGATATCGAGGAGGCCGACATCGTCCTCATCGGCATCTCGCGCACGTCGAAGACGCCGACCAGCATCTATCTCGCCAACAGAGGCATCAAGACCGCCAACATTCCCATCGTGCTGGGCGTTCCGGTGCCGCAAAGCCTGGTCGACGCGCGGCGGCCGCTCATCGTCGGCCTGGTGGCCACCGCCGAGCGGATTTCCCAGGTGCGCCAGAACCGGATGCTGGGAACGACGTCGAGTTATGACGCGACCGACTACGTCGACAGAGCGGCCATCACCGAAGAACTGACCTATGCGCGCCAGATCTGCACCCGCCACAATTGGCCGATGATCGACGTGACCCGTCGATCCATCGAGGAAACGGCGGCAGCCATCGTTGCCCTGCGCGGCAAGTCGCGCTAG
- the hemE gene encoding uroporphyrinogen decarboxylase, whose amino-acid sequence MAGKRIVVDVLNGEASFPPPIWMMRQAGRYLPEYREARRQAGGFLDLCYNPDLAVEVTLQPIRRFGFDASILFSDILVVPHALGRDLRFEEGRGPLMTPIREGEVDELDGEAFHVNLAPVYETVTRLRKELPDETTLIGFCGAPWTVATYMIAGHGTPDQAPARLFAYRAPEAMRRLLNTLAERSAEYLKRQIAAGADVVQIFDSWAGVLDEASFEAFCIEPVRLIVESVRREYPDVPIIGFPRGAGALYDTYRARTGVTALGLDWSVPWTQARKLQAEGAVQGNLDPLRLVAGGRALSEGVDAILSELGNGPLVFNLGHGITPETPIAHVEQMIARVRGASAK is encoded by the coding sequence TTGGCCGGAAAACGGATCGTCGTAGACGTGCTGAACGGGGAAGCGAGCTTCCCTCCTCCGATCTGGATGATGCGCCAGGCCGGACGCTATCTGCCGGAGTACCGGGAGGCCAGACGCCAGGCCGGCGGTTTCCTCGACCTTTGCTACAACCCTGATCTCGCCGTGGAAGTGACCCTGCAGCCGATCAGGCGGTTCGGGTTCGACGCATCGATCCTGTTCTCCGATATCCTGGTGGTCCCGCATGCGCTGGGACGCGACCTGCGCTTCGAGGAAGGCCGCGGACCGTTGATGACGCCGATCCGGGAAGGCGAGGTCGATGAACTCGACGGCGAGGCGTTTCACGTGAATCTCGCTCCCGTCTACGAGACGGTAACCCGCCTGCGGAAGGAACTTCCGGACGAGACGACGCTGATCGGCTTCTGCGGGGCGCCGTGGACGGTGGCGACCTACATGATCGCTGGGCACGGCACGCCCGACCAGGCGCCGGCGCGGCTCTTCGCCTACCGGGCGCCCGAGGCAATGCGACGGCTGCTGAACACGCTTGCGGAGCGGTCGGCGGAATATCTGAAGCGCCAGATCGCGGCCGGCGCAGACGTGGTCCAGATCTTCGATTCCTGGGCCGGCGTGCTCGACGAGGCCTCGTTCGAGGCGTTTTGCATCGAGCCGGTGCGCCTGATCGTCGAGAGCGTGCGCCGCGAGTATCCGGACGTGCCGATCATCGGCTTCCCGCGCGGCGCAGGGGCTCTCTACGACACCTACCGGGCGCGGACGGGCGTGACCGCGCTTGGGCTGGATTGGTCGGTGCCGTGGACGCAGGCGAGAAAGCTGCAGGCCGAAGGGGCGGTGCAAGGAAATCTCGATCCGCTGCGGCTGGTGGCGGGCGGACGCGCGCTCAGCGAGGGCGTCGACGCGATCCTTTCCGAACTCGGCAACGGGCCCCTGGTGTTCAACCTCGGCCACGGGATCACCCCCGAAACGCCGATTGCGCATGTGGAGCAGATGATCGCCCGCGTGAGAGGCGCGTCGGCCAAATGA
- the hemJ gene encoding protoporphyrinogen oxidase HemJ: MTGNAVTGSGGSAARRAAISVAVLVGLTGALFLLAPDGLYPWIKALHVIAVISWMAGMLYLPRLFVYHADTETGSAQSETFKVMERRLLRAIINPAMIASWALGLWLAWRVFGFQGGWLHVKLAAVVALSAVHGYLSGAVRRFAEDRNVKPARHWRMVNEIPTLLMILTVIMVIVKPF; encoded by the coding sequence ATGACCGGAAACGCGGTGACGGGGAGCGGTGGGTCCGCGGCGCGTCGGGCGGCAATCTCGGTCGCTGTCCTCGTCGGGCTGACGGGCGCCCTCTTCCTGCTGGCGCCGGACGGTCTCTATCCGTGGATCAAGGCGCTGCACGTGATCGCGGTGATCTCGTGGATGGCGGGAATGCTCTATCTTCCACGGCTCTTCGTCTATCACGCCGACACTGAGACCGGGTCCGCGCAGTCGGAGACGTTCAAGGTGATGGAGCGCCGCCTGCTGCGCGCCATCATCAACCCGGCGATGATCGCCAGCTGGGCGCTCGGCCTCTGGCTGGCCTGGCGGGTGTTCGGTTTCCAGGGCGGGTGGCTGCATGTGAAGCTCGCCGCTGTCGTCGCCCTGTCGGCCGTGCACGGCTACCTGTCGGGCGCGGTTCGGCGCTTTGCCGAAGATCGCAACGTGAAGCCGGCGCGGCACTGGCGGATGGTCAACGAAATCCCTACATTGCTGATGATCCTCACCGTGATCATGGTGATCGTGAAGCCGTTTTAG
- the secB gene encoding protein-export chaperone SecB, which produces MANEEKKGNGTPPSLNVLAQYVKDLSFESPGAPNSLRGRETAPGIAINVNVAANPLSDKDFDVNLTLNAKASHDKDVLFNVELVYGGVFRIDGFPQEHMLPLLFIECPRLLFPFARQIIADATRNGGFPPLMLDPIDFAQMFQQKIAEDQAKAKVQVS; this is translated from the coding sequence ATGGCCAATGAGGAAAAGAAGGGCAACGGCACGCCGCCTTCGCTCAACGTGCTGGCTCAGTATGTGAAGGACCTCTCCTTCGAGAGCCCCGGCGCCCCCAATTCCCTGCGCGGCCGCGAGACCGCCCCGGGCATCGCCATCAACGTCAATGTCGCCGCCAACCCGCTTTCCGACAAGGATTTCGACGTCAACCTGACGCTGAACGCCAAGGCGAGCCACGACAAGGACGTGCTCTTCAACGTCGAACTCGTCTATGGCGGCGTCTTCCGCATCGACGGCTTTCCCCAGGAGCACATGCTGCCGCTTCTGTTCATCGAATGCCCGCGGCTGCTCTTCCCGTTCGCGCGCCAGATCATCGCCGACGCCACGCGCAATGGCGGCTTCCCGCCGCTGATGCTCGACCCGATCGATTTTGCGCAGATGTTCCAGCAGAAGATCGCCGAGGACCAGGCCAAGGCCAAGGTTCAGGTCAGCTGA
- a CDS encoding Maf-like protein — translation MPSAIILASGSPFRRQLLENAGLKFTVVRPEIDERAVEAPLEASGATPEDVAQVLAEAKALDVSERHPGALVIGSDQTLSLGDRVFHKPKDMEGAREHLLALSGNTHQLNSAVAIVKDGETLWRHVDVAQMTMRKLEPAFIGRHLASVGAKALGSVGAYQIEGEGIQLFEKVVGDHFTIVGLPLLALLSKLRELGAIDG, via the coding sequence ATGCCCAGCGCGATCATACTTGCTTCCGGCAGTCCTTTCCGGCGACAGCTGCTCGAGAATGCCGGCCTGAAGTTTACGGTCGTACGCCCCGAGATCGACGAGCGCGCCGTCGAGGCGCCGCTGGAGGCGTCAGGCGCGACGCCTGAGGACGTCGCACAGGTGCTGGCGGAGGCCAAGGCGCTCGATGTCAGTGAAAGGCATCCCGGCGCGCTTGTCATCGGATCGGACCAGACCCTGTCGCTCGGCGACCGCGTCTTCCACAAGCCGAAGGATATGGAAGGCGCGCGCGAGCACCTGCTTGCGCTTTCCGGCAACACCCATCAGCTCAATAGCGCGGTCGCGATCGTCAAGGACGGAGAGACCCTTTGGCGTCACGTGGACGTCGCTCAGATGACGATGCGCAAGCTCGAGCCGGCCTTTATCGGCCGCCATCTGGCAAGCGTCGGGGCGAAGGCGCTGGGCAGCGTCGGCGCGTACCAGATCGAAGGCGAGGGCATACAGCTCTTCGAGAAGGTCGTCGGGGACCATTTCACCATTGTCGGCCTGCCGCTTCTGGCGCTGCTTTCCAAACTTCGGGAACTCGGAGCGATCGATGGCTGA
- a CDS encoding Smr/MutS family protein, producing the protein MSARGGRSLSDDDRILWNKVARSAKPLKGTAPLGADPETVPDMQPIVPAAVFSDIAPPPPSKDHKVGRHLDRPTHDKLAKGRLVIEAKVDLHGLTQREAHGLLLSFLHRAHASGVRYVLVVTGKGSTNKGDGVLRRVVPEWLATPAFRSVVSSHDSAARHHGGGGALYVRLRRHAAAGG; encoded by the coding sequence ATGTCGGCGCGTGGCGGCAGGTCGCTCTCGGATGACGACCGCATCCTCTGGAACAAGGTAGCTCGTTCGGCAAAGCCGCTGAAGGGCACGGCTCCTCTCGGCGCCGATCCGGAAACGGTCCCGGACATGCAGCCGATCGTTCCGGCCGCCGTCTTCTCGGACATTGCGCCGCCCCCACCCAGCAAGGACCACAAGGTCGGCCGCCATCTGGACCGGCCGACCCACGACAAGCTGGCCAAGGGCAGGCTGGTGATCGAGGCCAAGGTTGACCTCCACGGCCTGACCCAGCGCGAGGCGCACGGGCTGCTGCTCTCCTTCCTGCACCGCGCCCACGCCTCCGGCGTCCGTTACGTCCTTGTCGTCACTGGAAAGGGATCGACGAACAAGGGCGACGGCGTGCTGCGGCGCGTCGTGCCGGAATGGCTGGCGACGCCGGCGTTCCGCTCGGTCGTGAGCAGTCACGACAGCGCCGCGCGCCACCACGGCGGCGGGGGCGCGCTCTACGTCCGGCTTCGTCGGCATGCGGCGGCCGGCGGATGA
- a CDS encoding murein transglycosylase A, whose amino-acid sequence MALSPLFKPVEFGQIPGWKADPKAEAFAAFSRCAARIHVKPYRTGTLGVAVEAFSAAYAEARAIGSIDDDEARAFFERHFVPALVTPAGNSGFVTGFYEPVVEASPHRTERFKAPLLARPTDLVDIDDANRPAGMDPYLAFGRRTADGVSEYCDRRQIETGSIDTAGLALAWLADPVDAFFIHVQGAARLRMTDGRLVRVTYAAKSGHRFTGAGKVLAELGEIPLEQVTMQSIRAWFRAHPDRINEILWRNRSYIFFREAPVEDAALGPVAAAKVPLTPGRSIAVDRLLHTFGTPFFIDAPTLTAFDAKPFRRLMIAQDTGSAITGPARGDLFAGSGDAAGEIAGVVRNDADFYALLPRALVEGRL is encoded by the coding sequence ATGGCGCTGTCGCCGCTCTTCAAACCGGTCGAGTTCGGGCAGATTCCGGGCTGGAAAGCCGATCCCAAGGCCGAAGCCTTCGCCGCATTTTCCCGCTGCGCAGCTCGGATTCACGTGAAACCATACCGGACCGGCACGCTGGGCGTGGCGGTCGAGGCCTTTTCTGCGGCCTACGCCGAAGCCCGTGCGATCGGAAGCATCGATGACGATGAGGCCCGCGCGTTCTTCGAGCGCCACTTTGTTCCCGCCTTGGTGACACCTGCCGGAAATTCGGGATTCGTGACGGGCTTCTATGAGCCGGTGGTCGAGGCGTCGCCGCATCGGACCGAGCGCTTCAAGGCGCCGCTCCTCGCCCGGCCGACCGACCTCGTCGACATCGATGACGCCAACCGGCCCGCCGGCATGGATCCCTATTTGGCCTTCGGCCGCCGCACCGCTGACGGCGTCTCCGAATATTGCGATCGCCGCCAGATCGAAACCGGATCGATCGACACGGCCGGTCTGGCATTGGCCTGGCTCGCCGATCCCGTGGATGCCTTCTTCATACATGTGCAGGGGGCTGCGCGACTGCGCATGACGGATGGCCGCCTCGTGCGCGTCACCTATGCCGCCAAGAGCGGGCATCGTTTCACCGGGGCGGGAAAGGTGCTGGCCGAACTCGGCGAGATCCCGCTCGAGCAGGTGACCATGCAGTCGATCCGCGCATGGTTCCGCGCGCATCCAGATCGGATCAACGAGATCCTCTGGCGAAACCGATCCTACATCTTCTTTCGCGAGGCGCCGGTCGAGGATGCTGCACTCGGTCCCGTCGCCGCCGCCAAGGTTCCGCTCACGCCCGGGCGTTCGATCGCGGTCGACCGGCTGCTCCATACCTTCGGCACGCCGTTCTTCATCGATGCGCCGACGCTGACCGCATTCGATGCAAAGCCCTTCCGCAGACTCATGATCGCACAGGACACCGGCTCGGCGATCACCGGTCCTGCCCGCGGCGACCTCTTTGCCGGATCGGGCGACGCTGCCGGGGAGATTGCCGGCGTCGTCCGCAACGACGCCGATTTCTATGCGCTCTTGCCGCGTGCGCTGGTCGAGGGTCGCCTCTGA
- the dnaQ gene encoding DNA polymerase III subunit epsilon — MREIIFDTETTGLDAKDDRIIEIGAVELVNRFPTGRTFHHYIHPEGRAIHPDAQAVHGISLADLAEKPIFSGVADEFIAFIDGAKLIAHNANFDIGFINAEFARLGYAPVETGRVIDTLALARRKHPMGPNSLDALCKRYGVDNSRRTKHGALLDSELLAEVYIELIGGKQAALILETAAAAAAGEALSAGLADVSYVRPAPLPPRLTEAERAAHAKLVGGLGENAIWAKLQPTVLAAE; from the coding sequence ATGCGCGAGATCATATTCGATACCGAGACTACCGGCCTCGACGCCAAGGACGACCGGATCATCGAGATCGGCGCAGTCGAGCTCGTCAATCGCTTTCCCACCGGTCGGACCTTCCATCACTATATCCATCCGGAAGGTCGCGCGATCCATCCCGATGCTCAGGCAGTTCACGGCATCAGCCTGGCCGATCTTGCCGAAAAGCCGATCTTCTCCGGCGTTGCCGACGAGTTCATCGCGTTCATCGACGGCGCGAAGCTGATCGCCCACAACGCGAACTTCGACATCGGTTTCATCAACGCCGAATTTGCGCGGCTGGGATATGCGCCCGTCGAGACCGGCAGGGTGATCGACACGCTGGCGCTGGCCCGCCGCAAGCATCCGATGGGCCCGAATTCCCTGGATGCGCTTTGCAAGCGGTACGGCGTCGACAACAGCCGGCGCACCAAGCATGGCGCGCTCCTCGACTCCGAGCTTCTGGCCGAAGTCTACATCGAGCTGATCGGCGGCAAGCAGGCCGCGCTCATCCTGGAGACCGCGGCGGCAGCTGCGGCGGGTGAGGCTTTGAGCGCTGGGTTGGCGGATGTGAGCTACGTGCGGCCAGCGCCACTGCCGCCGAGACTGACGGAAGCCGAGCGCGCGGCGCACGCAAAGCTGGTTGGCGGGCTTGGTGAAAATGCCATCTGGGCGAAGCTCCAGCCGACCGTTCTCGCCGCCGAATAG
- a CDS encoding DoxX family protein, giving the protein MSEQTYVKLGWVLTGLYALFMLVASVAPKLVGASVATETMLQLGWPDGYVLMIGIIELACVLLYLYPRTSVLGAVLTMGLLGGAMATQIRAGSPLFSHVLFSVYLGLFMWGGLWLRDPALRAIFPWRQLDQKSASSSGSFSFTSQP; this is encoded by the coding sequence ATGAGCGAACAGACCTATGTGAAGTTGGGCTGGGTTCTCACCGGCCTCTATGCCTTGTTCATGCTGGTTGCTTCGGTTGCCCCCAAGCTCGTCGGTGCGTCGGTGGCGACCGAAACAATGCTGCAGCTGGGCTGGCCAGACGGCTACGTCCTGATGATCGGTATCATCGAGCTCGCCTGCGTGCTGCTCTATCTCTATCCGAGGACAAGCGTGCTCGGCGCGGTGCTGACGATGGGATTGCTCGGCGGCGCCATGGCGACCCAGATCCGAGCCGGCAGCCCGCTGTTCAGCCACGTCCTCTTCAGCGTCTATCTCGGCCTGTTCATGTGGGGAGGGCTCTGGCTGCGCGACCCTGCGCTGCGGGCGATCTTCCCCTGGCGGCAGCTCGATCAGAAGAGCGCTTCGAGCTCCGGCAGCTTCTCGTTCACCAGCCAGCCGTAG
- a CDS encoding Tim44/TimA family putative adaptor protein: MEYLDFGTIFFLVVAIAIFVQLRNVLGRRTGNERPPFDPYTANRTKPDDAAAGPDNVVSLPGRKKGAEGAEDAYKAIDAFAKPDTELNKGLRAIKDADPSFEPKSFVEGAKMAYEMIVMAYADGDRKTLKNLLSREVYDGFVSAIGEREQRSEKIQSSFVGIDKADIVSAEMKGSEAHVTLRIVSELISATRNKAGEVIDGDPETVAEVKDVWTFSRDTRSRDPNWKLVATEAED; this comes from the coding sequence ATGGAATATCTCGACTTCGGCACGATCTTCTTTCTGGTGGTCGCGATCGCGATCTTCGTGCAGTTGCGCAATGTGCTCGGCCGTCGCACCGGCAACGAGCGTCCGCCCTTCGATCCCTACACTGCAAACCGCACCAAGCCTGACGATGCCGCGGCCGGTCCGGACAACGTCGTCTCCCTGCCGGGCCGCAAGAAGGGCGCCGAGGGCGCCGAGGACGCCTACAAGGCCATCGACGCCTTCGCCAAGCCCGACACCGAGCTGAACAAGGGCCTGCGCGCCATCAAGGACGCAGATCCGAGCTTCGAGCCCAAGTCCTTCGTCGAAGGCGCCAAGATGGCCTATGAGATGATCGTCATGGCCTATGCGGACGGCGACCGGAAAACGCTCAAGAACCTGCTTTCGCGCGAGGTCTATGACGGCTTTGTCAGCGCCATCGGGGAGCGCGAGCAGCGGTCGGAAAAGATCCAGTCTTCCTTTGTCGGCATCGACAAGGCCGACATCGTTTCTGCCGAGATGAAGGGGTCCGAGGCGCATGTGACCCTGCGCATCGTCAGCGAACTGATCTCGGCGACGCGCAACAAGGCCGGCGAGGTCATCGACGGCGATCCGGAGACGGTCGCAGAAGTCAAGGACGTCTGGACCTTCTCGCGCGACACGCGGTCGCGCGATCCAAACTGGAAGCTCGTCGCGACCGAGGCGGAAGACTGA